In Neorhizobium galegae, the following proteins share a genomic window:
- a CDS encoding DUF1059 domain-containing protein translates to MRLFECGTLVPGCQWHTRADEDAEVVRRAVEHLRAVHGEEIIRENMVENIKARVRDENGAAAA, encoded by the coding sequence ATGCGACTGTTCGAATGCGGGACGCTCGTGCCCGGTTGCCAGTGGCATACCCGTGCCGACGAGGACGCCGAAGTGGTCCGCCGCGCCGTGGAGCATCTGCGCGCGGTGCACGGGGAAGAGATCATTCGCGAAAACATGGTCGAGAACATCAAGGCGCGCGTTCGCGACGAAAACGGAGCGGCCGCGGCCTGA
- a CDS encoding CCA tRNA nucleotidyltransferase: MTSVADEAWFRDPALQRILALLNTDGGEARVAGGAVRNALMGLPVADVDVATTLRPEKVVERAVASGIKAVPTGFEHGTVTLVIDGHGFEVTTLRRDIETDGRRAKVAFGTDWQADAERRDLTINALYADAQGVVIDLVSGLPDIETRTVRFIGEAAERIAEDYLRILRFFRFFAHYGSGRPDADGLRACARAKDKLSTLSAERVWAETKKLLSAADPSRALLWMRQAGVLTEILPETEKWGIDGIHGLVAAEKSLGWTLDPILRLAAIVPPDAERLDALAKRLKMSNAEAAQLATWANAPVPPDEVTDVGFDRLLYRQGAEGLVMRLKLALASARTAAEGDPAAMRKSARLSVLLKRAENYEKPIFPLGGADIVAAGVPAGKRVGEILKELEDFWVERNFTLDRAALTARLEDMIRSSL; this comes from the coding sequence ATGACCAGTGTAGCCGACGAGGCCTGGTTCCGGGACCCTGCGCTGCAGCGAATCCTGGCCCTGCTCAATACCGACGGCGGCGAGGCGCGGGTGGCGGGCGGCGCGGTGCGCAATGCGCTGATGGGGCTTCCCGTTGCCGATGTCGATGTCGCCACCACGCTTCGTCCGGAAAAGGTCGTCGAGCGGGCCGTTGCCAGTGGGATCAAGGCAGTACCGACCGGTTTCGAGCATGGCACCGTAACGCTTGTCATCGACGGCCACGGCTTCGAAGTCACCACGTTGCGTCGCGACATCGAGACCGACGGACGGCGGGCCAAGGTCGCTTTCGGCACCGACTGGCAGGCGGATGCGGAACGGCGGGATCTGACGATCAACGCGCTTTATGCGGACGCTCAGGGTGTTGTCATCGACCTCGTGAGCGGGCTGCCGGATATCGAGACGCGCACTGTGCGCTTCATCGGCGAAGCCGCCGAGCGGATCGCCGAGGACTACCTGCGCATCCTGCGCTTCTTCCGCTTTTTTGCCCACTACGGTTCCGGCCGGCCGGATGCGGATGGCTTGAGGGCCTGCGCCCGCGCCAAGGACAAGCTTTCGACGCTGTCGGCCGAGCGGGTCTGGGCGGAAACCAAGAAGCTGCTGTCCGCCGCAGATCCTTCCCGCGCGCTGCTGTGGATGCGGCAGGCGGGCGTGCTCACCGAAATCCTGCCCGAGACGGAAAAGTGGGGTATCGACGGCATTCACGGCCTCGTGGCGGCAGAGAAGTCGCTCGGCTGGACGCTCGATCCGATATTGCGGCTGGCGGCGATCGTGCCGCCGGATGCCGAGAGGCTGGATGCACTCGCGAAGCGGCTCAAGATGTCGAATGCGGAGGCCGCGCAACTCGCTACCTGGGCGAATGCGCCGGTGCCACCGGACGAGGTGACGGATGTCGGCTTCGACCGGCTGCTCTACCGGCAAGGCGCGGAGGGATTGGTCATGCGGCTGAAACTCGCACTTGCCTCTGCGCGAACCGCGGCCGAAGGCGATCCGGCGGCGATGCGCAAATCCGCACGGCTGTCGGTATTGCTGAAGAGGGCGGAGAACTACGAGAAGCCGATCTTCCCGCTCGGCGGTGCCGATATCGTCGCAGCCGGCGTGCCGGCCGGAAAGCGGGTGGGGGAAATTCTGAAGGAACTGGAAGACTTCTGGGTGGAGCGCAATTTCACCCTCGACCGGGCGGCGCTGACCGCCCGGCTGGAGGATATGATCCGAAGTTCGCTCTGA
- a CDS encoding CoA pyrophosphatase, translating into MSDFPIFSAGDFRRRALNQNGGPIDHAWRDHGDHLLNPTLVDFAAGLKLKDAAVLVPVVDDGDEAKVILTQRTSTMRKHSGQIAFPGGGIDPQDRSPEQAALREAEEEIGLDRSFVETLSRLPTYYAATGFRITPVLSVVRRGFEITPNPAEVDDVFEVPLSFLMNEANHQRGSREWDGKERHFYVMPYEERNIWGITAGILRTLYERLYA; encoded by the coding sequence ATGAGTGACTTTCCCATCTTTTCGGCCGGCGATTTCCGCCGCCGGGCGCTGAACCAGAACGGTGGGCCGATCGATCACGCCTGGCGCGATCACGGCGACCATCTGCTCAATCCGACGCTGGTGGATTTCGCCGCGGGGCTGAAGCTGAAGGACGCGGCGGTGCTGGTGCCGGTCGTTGACGACGGCGACGAAGCGAAGGTGATCCTGACGCAGCGGACATCGACGATGCGCAAGCATTCGGGACAGATCGCCTTTCCGGGCGGCGGGATCGATCCGCAGGATCGGTCGCCGGAACAGGCGGCGCTGCGCGAGGCGGAAGAAGAGATCGGCCTCGACCGTTCCTTCGTCGAAACGCTGTCGCGCCTGCCGACCTATTACGCGGCGACGGGGTTCCGCATCACGCCGGTGCTCTCCGTGGTCAGGCGCGGCTTCGAGATCACGCCCAATCCGGCCGAGGTGGACGACGTCTTCGAGGTGCCGCTGTCTTTCCTCATGAACGAGGCGAACCACCAGCGCGGCAGCCGCGAATGGGACGGCAAGGAGCGGCACTTCTACGTGATGCCCTACGAGGAACGAAACATCTGGGGCATTACCGCGGGCATCCTGCGCACGCTCTATGAAAGGCTTTATGCATGA
- a CDS encoding DUF1285 domain-containing protein produces the protein MAAQTINSAPDAAGLAALISRASEQTGDGKRGLPPVDKWNPPFCGDIDMEIRADGTWFYMGTPIGRAPLVRLFSTVLRRDEDGRTYLVTPVEKVGIRVVDAPFLAVEMQVTQREGRQALTFRTNVGDVVEASAEHPLRFEISGENRELKPYLMVRGRLEALVSRAVMYDLVELGEAIVIDGVPMFSVRSGTEVFPVMPKAELDALSQ, from the coding sequence ATGGCGGCGCAAACGATAAATTCGGCACCCGATGCCGCAGGGCTTGCGGCCCTGATTTCGCGCGCTTCCGAGCAAACCGGCGACGGAAAGCGCGGTTTGCCGCCCGTCGACAAGTGGAATCCACCCTTCTGCGGCGATATCGACATGGAAATCCGTGCCGACGGCACCTGGTTCTACATGGGCACGCCGATCGGCCGCGCACCGCTGGTGCGGCTGTTTTCAACGGTGCTGCGCAGGGACGAGGACGGCAGGACCTACCTCGTAACACCTGTGGAAAAAGTCGGCATCCGGGTCGTGGACGCGCCCTTTCTTGCCGTGGAGATGCAGGTGACGCAGCGTGAAGGCCGGCAGGCGCTCACGTTCAGGACAAATGTCGGTGATGTGGTCGAGGCAAGCGCGGAACATCCCTTGCGCTTCGAAATCTCGGGCGAAAACCGCGAGCTGAAACCCTATCTGATGGTGCGCGGCCGGCTGGAGGCGCTCGTTTCCCGCGCGGTCATGTACGATCTCGTGGAACTGGGCGAGGCGATCGTGATAGACGGGGTGCCGATGTTCTCCGTCCGCTCCGGAACGGAGGTCTTTCCCGTGATGCCCAAGGCCGAATTGGACGCCTTATCGCAATGA
- a CDS encoding AAA family ATPase, whose translation MGLMNSTDTVLDEKAIIAAAETALSDIAAIRAEVAKVIFGQEKVVENTLLAVLSGGHALLVGVPGLAKTKLVTTLGTVLGLAANRIQFTPDLMPSDILGSEVMDTDDAGRRSFRFIKGPVFAQLLMADEINRASPRTQSALLQSMQEYHITVAGQRYDLPAPFHVLATQNPLEQEGTYPLPEAQLDRFLLQVDVLYPELAAERQILLETTGTSEGKARGVIDSARLQEIQVLIRQMPVSDKVVDAILSLVRSARPGHGNAHTDKHVAWGPGPRAGQSLMLTARARALYEGRLAPSLDDVYALAEPVLEHRMALTFAARAEGMSVRDVIAGLVKQARG comes from the coding sequence ATGGGCCTGATGAATTCCACCGATACCGTCCTCGATGAGAAAGCCATCATCGCCGCCGCCGAAACGGCCCTTTCCGACATCGCAGCCATCCGAGCCGAAGTCGCCAAGGTGATCTTCGGTCAGGAAAAGGTGGTCGAGAACACGCTGCTGGCCGTTCTCTCCGGTGGCCATGCACTGCTCGTGGGCGTCCCAGGCCTTGCCAAGACCAAGCTCGTCACCACGCTCGGCACCGTACTCGGCCTCGCTGCCAACCGCATCCAGTTCACCCCCGACCTGATGCCGTCCGATATTCTCGGATCGGAAGTCATGGATACCGACGATGCCGGCCGTCGCTCCTTCCGCTTCATCAAGGGGCCGGTCTTCGCCCAGTTGCTGATGGCCGACGAAATCAACCGCGCCTCGCCGCGCACCCAGTCGGCGCTGCTGCAGTCCATGCAGGAATACCATATCACGGTCGCCGGCCAGCGTTACGATCTCCCCGCCCCCTTCCACGTGCTCGCGACCCAGAACCCGCTGGAGCAGGAGGGCACCTATCCGCTGCCTGAAGCGCAGCTCGACCGCTTCCTGCTGCAGGTCGACGTGCTTTATCCGGAACTTGCCGCCGAGCGGCAGATCCTGCTCGAAACCACGGGCACATCGGAAGGCAAGGCTCGCGGCGTCATCGATTCCGCCCGGCTCCAGGAAATCCAGGTGTTGATCCGCCAGATGCCGGTCAGCGACAAGGTGGTCGACGCGATCCTGTCGCTGGTGCGCTCCGCCCGCCCCGGCCATGGCAATGCCCATACCGACAAGCATGTCGCCTGGGGTCCCGGCCCGCGCGCCGGCCAGTCGCTGATGCTGACGGCCCGTGCGCGCGCCCTCTACGAAGGCCGCCTCGCCCCATCGCTCGACGACGTCTATGCGCTTGCCGAGCCGGTTCTGGAACACCGCATGGCGCTGACGTTTGCGGCACGCGCCGAAGGCATGTCGGTACGCGACGTCATCGCCGGCCTGGTGAAGCAGGCCCGCGGCTAA